From the genome of Nicotiana sylvestris chromosome 2, ASM39365v2, whole genome shotgun sequence, one region includes:
- the LOC104239240 gene encoding proline-rich receptor-like protein kinase PERK4 → MDSSPDTASSDNSTDSSSSKSSPPSSDGPPPSSPSSDSSSSSSPPKNDSTPSSPPPKDESPPSSPPTQSPPPSPDAPPPKNDSPPPASPPPKDDQSSPSPPKDDNNQSPQSPQSPPPSQSPPVQSPPPSSNTTPSPPAPKNPSPVFSPPLPVSSQSPPAPHAAAHLSPPPHSGPDRPSDKPPGSSGNNGSTPSPDSDSSSNNVAVIAGLAVGGLLVIVVIVLCVWCNKRKKKQRYYMGPPKGSDQYENYNSQWNRRQSMGEHVMKVPQGEMGIPQGGWAAATQHQATNSSSEFGSGFSGQAPGQGPLPPQSPNMGGLGGFSQSQFSYEELAKATDGFSHANLLGQGGFGYVHKGILTDGREVAIKSLKAGSGQGEREFQAEVEIISRVHHRHLVSLVGYCIANGQRMLVYEFVDNKTLEFHLHGKGQPVMDWETRLKIALGSAKGLAYLHEDCQHRIIHRDIKAANILLDYNYEALVADFGLAKLTSDNNTHVSTRVMGTFGYLAPEYASSGKLTEKSDVFSYGVMLLELITGRRPVDPNDKYMEDSLVDWARPLLTRALEEGVYDGLVDVRLEGNYDTDELHRMVACAAASIRHSAKRRPKMSQIVRTLEGNASLEDLNDSARPGKTPSFAASSGVTQAYDTAMYNADMMKFRKMVMTTQEFNNGEHGKPPSE, encoded by the exons ATGGATTCATCTCCTGATACTGCTTCCTCCGATAATAGTACTGATTCTAGTTCTAGCAAGAGTAGCCCTCCTTCTTCAGATGGACCTCCACCATCTTCACCTTCTTCAgattcatcttcatcttcatcaccaCCGAAAAATGATTCTACTCCTTCATCTCCACCACCAAAAGATGAATCTCCTCCGTCGTCACCGCCAACACAATCTCCTCCTCCTTCCCCTGATGCACCACCCCCGAAAAACGATTCTCCTCCACCAGCATCTCCACCACCCAAAGATGATCAATCTTCTCCATCACCACCAAAAGATGATAATAACCAATCTCCTCAATCTCCTCAATCCCCTCCTCCTTCACAATCACCACCTGTACAATCTCCTCCGCCATCATCAAACACTACACCATCACCACCTGCTCCTAAGAATCCGTCACCTGTATTTTCTCCACCACTTCCTGTTTCTTCACAATCACCTCCAGCTCCTCATGCAGCAGCACATTTGTCTCCTCCTCCACACTCTGGACCCGATCGACCATCAGATAAACCACCTGGTTCCTCAGGGAACAACGGTTCGACACCTTCCCCTGATTCTGATTCCTCCTCAAATAATGTGGCTGTAATAGCTGGACTTGCCGTAGGCGGCTTATTAGTTATTGTGGTTATCGTTCTATGTGTATGGTGTAAtaaaaggaagaagaagcagagatACTATATGGGTCCACCTAAAG GAAGTGATCAATATGAAAATTATAACAGTCAGTGGAACAGACGTCAGTCTATGGGGGAACACGTCATGAAGGTACCGCAGGGTGAAATGGGGATTCCTCAAGGTGGTTGGGCTGCAGCTACTCAACATCAGGCAACTAATTCAAGCAGCGAATTCGGCTCAGGTTTTTCAGGACAAGCGCCAGGCCAAGGGCCATTGCCTCCTCAATCACCTAACATGGGTGGACTTGGTGGTTTCTCTCAAAGCCAATTCAGTTATGAGGAGTTAGCGAAGGCTACAGATGGATTTTCTCATGCCAATCTGTTAGGCCAAGGTGGTTTCGGGTACGTGCACAAAGGTATTTTGACTGATGGAAGAGAGGTTGCTATCAAGAGTTTGAAAGCAGGTAGTGGACAAGGCGAACGAGAATTCCAGGCTGAGGTTGAGATCATTAGCAGAGTTCATCATCGTCATCTTGTGTCCCTTGTTGGATATTGCATTGCTAATGGACAGCGCATGTTGGTTTATGAATTTGTTGACAACAAAACCTTGGAGTTCCACCTTCATG GGAAAGGTCAACCTGTCATGGATTGGGAAACCAGACTTAAAATTGCTTTGGGATCAGCCAAGGGTCTGGCTTACCTCCATGAAGATT GCCAACATAGAATTATCCATCGCGATATCAAGGCTGCAAACATTCTACTAGACTACAATTATGAAGCCTTG gTGGCAGATTTCGGATTGGCTAAGCTTACTTCTGACAACAATACTCATGTGTCGACTCGTGTTATGGGAACATTCGG GTACTTGGCTCCTGAATATGCATCCAGTGGAAAGCTAACAGAGAAATCAGATGTATTTTCATATGGAGTCATGCTGTTGGAACTCATAACCGGGAGGCGACCTGTTGATCCTAATGATAAATACATGGAAGACAGCTTAGTAGATTGG GCTAGGCCGCTTCTTACAAGAGCACTAGAAGAGGGAGTATATGACGGATTGGTAGACGTGCGCCTTGAAGGAAACTATGATACAGATGAGCTACATCGCATGGTAGCCTGTGCTGCTGCTAGCATTCGCCATTCTGCTAAAAGACGCCCTAAAATGAGCCAG ATTGTACGTACCTTAGAAGGCAATGCATCGTTGGAGGACTTGAACGATAGTGCAAGACCTGGAAAAACACCTAGCTTTGCGGCCTCAAGCGGGGTGACCCAGGCCTATGATACTGCTATGTATAATGCTGACATGATGAAATTCAGGAAAATGGTTATGACAACCCAAGAATTCAATAACGGTGAACATGGAAAACCTCCAAGTGAGTAA
- the LOC104239239 gene encoding F-box protein At5g49610-like, translating to MEFSETGYDIATDEWDNNIPDNWDDNIPDKWDDNILDTFKVFSSATKPQKGGLRLFADYDFTATYQMEEEKFPAHIIRKEDMKLKDVVKEHVLPFLPAKSLMKFRAVSKEWDKWIGGPLLTYQQSFLCQSFSGYFYQDSKMGWDPRFISLDHSASGVPNPALHFLPEKVKILSSCNGLLLCQGWDKYYVCNPATQDWKMLPLPQYYHGAEPAVVLAFEPSLRNIEVYYHVICAFPLLGQPIIGFEIYSSESNSWKCSSAYCTELENSSLVGGGLYMKGVAYYETASNEVLAFAVKDELPAIIYLPTIPIGGHGSLTQMEGELCYIIAYNEPGNVFLIDIYQGMEMSLKRSVSINLGPNRSYTLEYEVLPCVNSDAVVIRVGSFIYLYHPREQKIERTMMSSGDTGLGRKFLPYINSLVTLH from the exons ATGGAATTCTCTGAAACAGGCTATGACATTGCCACTGATGAATGGGACAATAATATTCCTGATAACTGGGATGATAATATTCCTGATAAATGGGACGATAATATTCTTGATACCTTCAAGGTATTTTCCTCAGCAACTAAACCTCAGAAAGGTGGACTTCGCTTG TTTGCAGATTATGACTTTACTGCCACTTATCAGATGGAAGAGGAGAAATTTCCTGCACACATCATAAGGAAAGAGGACATGAAGCTCAAAGATGTGGTGAAAGAACATGTGCTCCCTTTCCTTCCTGCTAAATCGCTGATGAAGTTTAGGGCTGTATCCAAAGAATGGGATAAATGGATAGGTGGTCCCTTATTGACCTACCAACAAAGTTTCTTATGCCAGAGTTTTTCGGGCTACTTCTATCAAGATTCGAAGATGGGATGGGATCCTAGATTCATATCTCTGGACCATTCTGCAAGTGGAGTTCCCAACCCAGCCCTTCATTTCTTGCCTGAAAAGGTCAAGATCCTAAGCTCTTGCAACGGCTTGCTCCTTTGTCAGGGGTGGGACAAGTATTATGTTTGCAATCCTGCAACCCAAGACTGGAAAATGCTCCCGCTTCCTCAGTATTATCATGGAGCTGAACCAGCAGTTGTTCTTGCATTTGAGCCTTCTCTTCGTAACATTGAGGTGTATTATCATGTTATCTGCGCATTTCCTTTGCTTGGGCAGCCAATTATTGGCTTTGAGATTTATTCTTCAGAATCAAATTCCTGGAAGTGCTCCTCTGCATACTGTACTGAGTTAGAAAATTCAAGTCTTGTTGGTGGGGGGTTGTATATGAAGGGAGTTGCTTACTATGAGACGGCATCGAATGAAGTACTGGCATTTGCTGTTAAAGATGAGCTCCCTGCGATTATATATTTACCTACTATACCTATTGGGGGACATGGATCCTTGACACAGATGGAAGGTGAGCTATGCTACATCATTGCTTATAATGAGCCTGGAAATGTTTTCTTAATAGATATCTACCAAGGCATGGAAATGAGCTTGAAGCGCAGTGTTAGCATCAATCTTGGACCCAATAGGAGTTACACTCTAGAATACGAGGTACTACCCTGTGTTAACAGTGATGCTGTGGTGATTCGTGTAGGCAGCTTCATATACTTGTATCACCCCAGGGAGCAGAAAATTGAACGTACTATGATGAGTTCAGGCGATACTGGTCTTGGCAGAAAGTTCCTGCCCTACATAAACAGCCTTGTTACCTTACATTGA